From Thunnus maccoyii chromosome 21, fThuMac1.1, whole genome shotgun sequence, the proteins below share one genomic window:
- the rrs1 gene encoding ribosome biogenesis regulatory protein homolog, whose amino-acid sequence MAACNVEALLAKAEQDEAEKLKSISVQKELDLEFDIGNLLACDRNRVETRDLREQKEDFLRALARDNTQLLVNEIWKQPTERVEEAIVVKLPDPATPLPREKPPPKAKPPTKWEEFAKLKGIQKKKKTNLVWDETAKEWRRRWGYKRAKDDTKEWLIEVPETADPNEDQFAKRVKAKKERVAKNEFNRLKNIARAQKIKVPGVGLTPVAQQSKDELARAVSVARSSTASAGKFQDRLPKEKPPRNTGKKRKFQPLIGDFSSEKQKQLELLKIMDSKKPKLDITKAVNKQMREEDREEAAAKYKKGGAGKRGRKGNMPGKGKGKGMRGKGGKAAGGGGGGGGKKRGKPGKH is encoded by the coding sequence ATGGCAGCGTGCAATGTTGAGGCGCTGTTGGCCAAAGCTGAGCAAGATGAGGCAGAAAAGCTAAAAAGTATATCCGTCCAGAAAGAGCTGGACCTGGAGTTTGACATCGGCAACCTGCTAGCTTGTGACAGAAACCGCGTTGAGACCCGGGACTtgagagagcagaaagaggaCTTCCTCCGCGCATTGGCCCGCGACAACACGCAGCTGCTGGTCAATGAAATCTGGAAACAGCCCACGGAGAGAGTCGAGGAGGCGATCGTGGTCAAACTACCGGACCCGGCGACCCCGCTGCCCAGAGAGAAACCTCCACCGAAGGCCAAACCTCCCACAAAATGGGAAGAGTTCGCCAAGCTGAAGGGcatacagaagaagaagaagaccaaCCTGGTTTGGGATGAAACGGCGAAGGAGTGGAGGCGCCGCTGGGGCTACAAGAGGGCCAAAGATGACACCAAAGAGTGGCTGATCGAGGTGCCGGAGACCGCAGACCCGAATGAGGACCAGTTCGCCAAACGCGTCAAAGCCAAGAAGGAGAGAGTGGCCAAGAATGAGTTCAACCGGCTGAAGAACATCGCCAGAGCGCAGAAGATCAAAGTGCCAGGTGTGGGGCTCACCCCCGTAGCCCAGCAGTCTAAAGACGAGCTGGCCAGAGCTGTGAGTGTGGCCCGGAGCTCCACAGCCTCCGCCGGAAAGTTCCAGGACCGCCTGCCCAAAGAAAAACCACCGAGGAACACAGGCAAGAAGAGGAAGTTTCAGCCCCTCATCGGTGACTTTTCCAGTGAGAAGCAGAAGCAGCTGGAGCTTCTGAAAATCATGGACAGCAAGAAGCCCAAGTTGGACATCACCAAGGCTGTCAACAAGCagatgagagaggaagacagggaGGAGGCCGCGGCCAAATACAAGAAAGGAGGAGCAGGGAAGAGGGGACGCAAAGGCAACATGCCAGGAAAAGGCAAAGGGAAGGGTATgagagggaaaggagggaaagcagcaggaggaggaggaggtggtggtgggaaGAAGAGAGGCAAACCTGGGAAGCACTGA